One window from the genome of Lutra lutra chromosome X, mLutLut1.2, whole genome shotgun sequence encodes:
- the NXF3 gene encoding LOW QUALITY PROTEIN: nuclear RNA export factor 3 (The sequence of the model RefSeq protein was modified relative to this genomic sequence to represent the inferred CDS: inserted 2 bases in 1 codon) has protein sequence MPLRKGLPVRTPSCLCDADKVVCGLLSPSSAAVTDHLQTSSSRPHGFSSQATWEDIGDGSLPSVHTMGHNDVGNPLKRRTRCWGIYRRRYNNWSEQISSGIHPSSHQQQDGDPATNGAHMSTRVRYAPYAVPPCHRRGNSQKQDQTQTNMEGEQKPPERRMEQEKQDETTGKWFKIIVSFGIKYDEKWLLDLIQGQCSVPFTPVEYSYERMQAQFFVEDASVAFALKNVNGKIWDEANERISIFIYPSDTPHSVQKELKSVKVEQTKLLPLNLRNKTPCQLDGLSDTVQNALALXNLNLSNSEVMSLEELDEGKSLQPEEMTADRSTLCTAFPDKSTNISSILELFPKLLRLDSQESPSPTSIGIAAHKWLPTCRGSFFGSDALKRLVLQFLQHYYLIYDSRDRQGLLGAYHEEACFSLAIPFSPEDPGPSSLCEYFKESRNMKKLKDPSLRVQLLKHTKCDVMRSLCVLPKTQHDLSSFVVDMWFQTERMLCFSVNGVFKEVEGMSRDSVRAFTRTFIATPVSNYSLCIVNDDLFVRDASPKETQSTSSVPVPTPSCSSWPTLCQKQQEMGQTFSTQSGMNLQWSQK, from the exons ATGCCTTTAAGGAAGGGACTTCCTGTAAGGACTCCTTCTTGTTTGTGTGACGCTGACAAAGTGGTTTGTGGCCTGCTCTCACCTTCCTCAGCAGCCGTCACTGATCATCTCCAAACATCCAGCTCCAGACCCCACGGATTCTCTTCACAAGCAACCTGGGAGGACATTGGTGACGGGTCACTGCCTTCAGTCCACACCATGG GGCATAATGATGTGGGTAACcccttaaaaagaagaacaagatgCTGGGGCATTTACCGAAGGAGATACAACAACTGGTCTGAACAAATTAGTTCTGGCATTCATCCTTCATCCCACCAGCAACAAGATGGAGATCCAGCAACAAATGGTGCTCACATGAGCACCCGAGTGAGATA CGCTCCCTATGCTGTTCCACCATGTCATCGGAGAGGCAATTCTCAGAAACAAGACCAAACCCAGACTAACATGGAGGGAGAGCAAAAGCCTCCAGAGAGAAGAatggagcaggagaagcaggatgAGACCACAGGGAAATGGTTCAAGATCATTGTGAG TTTTGGCATCAAATATGATGAGAAGTGGCTGCTGGATCTGATTCAGGGACAATGCAGTGTCCCCTTCACCCCAGTTGAG TA TTCATATGAGAGAATGCAGGCCCAGTTTTTTGTTGAGGATGCCAGCGTTGCCTTTGCACTGAAGAATGTCAACGGCAAGATCTGGGATGAAGCTAATGAAAGG ATCTCTATCTTTATCTACCCCTCTGACACACCCCACTCTGTGCAGAAGGAGCTGAAGTCAGTAAAGGTGGAGCAGACAAAG CTTTTACCCTTGAACCTGAGAAACAAGACACCCTGCCAACTGGATGGCCTGTCTGACACTGTGCAGAATGCCCTGGCATT GAACTTGAACCTCTCCAACAGTGAG GTGATGTCTTTAGAGGAGCTGGACGAGGGCAAAAGTCTGCAGCCAGAAGAGATGACTGCTGACAGAAGCACCCTGTGCACCGCCTTCCCTGATAAATCAACCAACATAAG CTCCATCCTGGAATTGTTTCCCAAGTTATTACGCCTG gaCAGCCAGGAGTCACCTTCACCAACCAGCATTGGTATTGCAGCCCACAAGTGGTTACCAACCTGCAGG GGAAGCTTCTTTGGATCTGATGCCCTGAAGCGTCTAGTCCTGCAATTCCTGCAGCA TTACTACTTGATCTACGACTCCAGAGACCGTCAGGGTCTCCTTGGTGCCTACCACgaagaggcctgcttctccctggccaTTCCCTTCAGCCCCGAGGACCCAGGCCC AAGCAGCTTGTGCGAGTACTTCAAGGAAAGCAGGAATATGAAGAAGCTCAAGGACCCCT CCCTGCGTGTTCAGCTGCTGAAGCATACAAAATGTGACGTCATGCGCTCCCTCTGTGTGCTGCCCAAAACTCAGCATGACCTCAGCTCCTTCGTGGTGGACATGTGGTTCCAGACG GAGAGGATGCTCTGCTTCTCTGTCAACGGGGTGTTCAAGGAAG TGGAAGGCATGTCTCGGGATTCTGTTCGTGCCTTCACTCGGACCTTCATTGCTACTCCTGTCAGCAATTACAG tctATGCATCGTGAATGATGATCTGTTTGTGAGGGACGCCAGCCCCAAGGAGACCCAGAGCACATCCTCTGTCCCAGTGCCCACACCCTCCTGCAGCTCCTGGCCCACCCTTTGCCAGAAGCAGCAGGAAATGGGGCAGACTTTCTCCACCCAGTCTGGGATGAATCTCCAGTGGTCTCAGAAGTGA